The region AGACCCTGCCCCGCCCCTTTCCTGGAGCGTTGACTCCCTTCTCGTCTCGAGGCCTGTGGCGTCTGGGTCCGTTGGGGCAGAACCATGGAGGAAAAGCCTTCGAAAGTAAGACGTCTCCCTAGGCCCCTTACCCTGTCCGCTCCCAACCCACTCTTGGTCCGACTCGGGCCCCTGGCGCTATTTCTTACTCAGCCTTGGCTGCCCGCAGCCCCCACCCAACCCCACGTTCTACAGGATCCCCAACCTGGCCCGGCTCAGTTCCCCAGCCCGCTCTTCCTTCCCGCTCCAGCCATCCGCGACCCTTGGCTCCCTCCTTGTATGTGGCCCACAGGTGTCACTCAAGTCTTCCGACCGCCAAGGCTCGGACGAGGAGAGCGTGCACAGCGACACTCGGGACCTGTGGACCACGACCACGCTGTCCCTGGCACAGCTGAACATGCCGCTGTCCGAGGTCTGCGAGGGCTTCGACGAAGAGGGCCGCAACATTAGCAAGACCCGCGGGTGGCACAGCCCGGGGCGGGGCTCGTTGGACGAGGGGTACAAGGCCAGCCACAAGCCGGAGGAACTGGATGAGCACGCGCTGGTGGAGCTGGAGTTGCACCGCGGCACCTCCATGGAAATCAATCTGGGGGAGAAGGACACTGCATCCCAGATCGAGGCCGGTCAGTGTGGCCTCGCCAGGCCGTGGGCACCCGCAGGGCAATAAGCTGGCCAGGGACTCAATTTCTGGAGCTGTAAAATGGGGGGAAGCTGATGGGATCCAAGTTTCTAGGATTCCCTGGGAGAGGCGCCCGCGCCAATCTTTCGCCCTTTAAATCCGCCAGGCATTCTTGGAGCGCCCCCTCCCGGGCAGGCGTTGTAACAGGCCTTTCGGTCGTGACGCGGAGAGTCCGGGGAAGCACGCACCAAATAAATTGCGCAAAGACCCCGTGGTAGGACCTgcggggtttttttgtttgttttgttttgtttttgagacaggatctcactctgtcgcccaggctggatggagtgcagtggtgcgattatagctcactgcagttcaagtgatcctcccgcctcccactttttttttttttttttttgagacggagtctcgctgtgtcgcccagactggagtgcaatggcacgatctctgctcgctgcaacctccgcctcccgagtagctgggattacaggcgcgcgccaccacgtgcggctaacttttgtatttttagtagagacggagtttcaccatgttggccaggctggtctcgaactcctgacctcaagtgatccgccggcctcggcctcccaaagtgctggaattacaggcttgagtcactgcgcccggcctttgttttttagagatgacgtcctgctttgtcacccaggctggagtgcagtgttgtgatcatagctcactacagcctcaaactcctaggctcaaggtatcctccaacctcagccacccccaccaccccgaGCTGGGAGGACAGGCCGGCACCATcctgctcagctaattttttattttttgtagagaaaatttcgacatgttgccccagctggtctcaaactcctgggctcaagtgatcctcctgcttcggcttcccaaagtattgggattacaagtgtgagccaccatgcccggcgagaCCTGTGTTTTTAATGGAATCATCCCACCAGTTGCAAGAGTTAACTCCTTGTCTTATGATTTGCGCTGGTTGAGGAGGTGTACATCTTTCCATTAGTCAGTTGCTGGTTACAATTTCTAAGCCCCTACTACGTGCTGGGCACTGTCTGGCACCCCCTCAAACTACTTCATCAGAGAGTAAGAACCAATAACAGTATAACAATGGTTACatattgagcacttgctgtgtgccaggcacggGGCTTCCCGTGGATTGTCACCTTCAAACTTCACAACCTCCATAAagagctatttattttttatttatttatattatattttttgagatggggtctcactctgtcgcccaggctggagtgcagtggcgccatctcggctcactgcaagctctgcctcccgggttcacaccattctcctgcctcagcctctggagtagctgggactacaggcgcccgccagcacgcccggctaattttttgtatttttagtagagacggggtttcaccttgttagccaggatggtctcaatctcctgacctcgtgatccgcccacctcggcctcccaaagtgctgggattaca is a window of Gorilla gorilla gorilla isolate KB3781 chromosome 9, NHGRI_mGorGor1-v2.1_pri, whole genome shotgun sequence DNA encoding:
- the CATSPERZ gene encoding cation channel sperm-associated auxiliary subunit zeta, giving the protein MEEKPSKVSLKSSDRQGSDEESVHSDTRDLWTTTTLSLAQLNMPLSEVCEGFDEEGRNISKTRGWHSPGRGSLDEGYKASHKPEELDEHALVELELHRGTSMEINLGEKDTASQIEAEKSSSMSSLNIAKHMPHRAYWAEQQSRLPLPLMELMENEALEILTKALRSYQLGIGRDHFLTKELQRYIEGLKKRRSKRLYVN